The sequence CCCCACCGTGAAAAAGGAGGTGCTGCGCCGCACTGTTCCTGCACCCGGCTGTTGGGCAGACCTCCACGCGCCCTGGGTTTTAGCGCCTGGGCAGACGGGATGGAGCCGATCACTGCTCCCTGCCCTGGGAGCCGGACGCCTGAAAGCCTGCTTGCACGTGAATCGTGTCCGTTGTTCCTCTGGACGAACGCCTGCAGGTGGCGCCGTTTGTCGCCTGTGGGCTGTGCTTGACACCTGGTCTCACGGCCAGTCCCAGGCGGTCATCATCACTCACGTGCCCCATGCCCTGTAGCATGCTGAGTCATGTCCAAGTACCCAGCCATCAAAGCTTCGTTGAAAGAACGCCTGCTGGGCAGTGAAGACCTGGACGGCCACGCGCTGCCCAGTGAGCCGGAACTCGCGCGTCAATTCGATGTTTCGCGCATGACAGTCCGGCGCGCCATTGATGAACTGGAACGCGAAGGGTACGTGTACCGCGTTCAGGGCGCCGGCACGTTCTCCACCGGGAAACGGTTCCAGCAGGGCGGGTTCCCGGTGTCGCCGTTCGCCGACTGGTCGGCGCATCCCAACAAACGCACCCAGGTGATCGCGGCCGGGCTGTTCCCGGCCACCCCCGAGATTGCCGGCGTGCTGAACCTCTCGGTTGGGGACGACTTCGGCTTCGTGCACCGCCTCCGCTGGGACGGGGATCTCCCTATCGTGATCGAAAAGCGCTACATCGATGCCCAGGCCCTGCCGGACCTGCTGTCCTACGACCTGAGCCGGGTGAGCGTGCACGACCTGCTGGCCCGGCGCGCCGAAGTGCCGCTCACCCGGGTCGAGCAGTACCTGGAAGCGGTGAACCTCCGCTCAGAGGAGGCCGAGCTGCTGCAGGTGAGGCCAGGTTCGGCCGCCCTGCTGATGCGCCGCACGACCTTCAGCGGGGAGAAACGGGTGAGCTACGTGATGTACTGGGTCCGGAGTGACCGGTTCAAGTTCGAGTCCACCTTCGAACCCTGAAGGCAGCCTGCTTCCCTCTGCTCATTCCCATCCGGTACCGACACCACCGCGACGCTTCGTTCCCGGGCGGCAGGGAGCGATGCGCTCCCAATAGGCTGTCAGCGCTGACCTGCGGTGTGACAGTCCATCAGGTCAGGTTGGCAAGCCCGGCCTTCAGGCGGGTCTGAAATACATCTGGACGGCAACGCGTTGACTGCCATTCCGGTGGAAAATCTGCTGCATCGCCACGTTGTCAGCGGAGGTGATGCCCCCGTGCCGGGCATGACGGGCCGTCAGGCGCGACAGCATATGGGCATGCAACCGGGTGCCGAAACCTTGTCCGCGCCTGGTGGGATGCACACCGATCATGTCCGTGCCTCCATATCCTGGCTTCGCGGTGCCGTAGCTTCCCAGGGCCACGAGGACGTCCTTTTCCAGAAGGGCAACGAAGGTCCAGTCTTCACGATAATGTTTCTGCAGGTCAAGAGCGTTTCTTCCCAGCGCCTGCAGCAGCGGTTGAACCCGGGGGTCGGCCAGGAGGGCCATGCCGCCTTCAAGCACGCCTGCGTGAAGCCCGTGGCGGCGCGGGAGCAGGTTCGTCTCATACACGTACTCGGTGCTGTCGAGGGTCCAGCCTGCCACCTGCATGGCGGCCACACTCAAGGGCGCAAGGTCATCCTGCAGCACCAGTACACGTTCCGGACTCGTTTTCTCCCGAATTGCCCTGGCGAGAAGCGTCAAAGCAGCGGGAGGTGCCCCTCGAAGAATCCGGGGAAACACAGGCACCTGCTCCGCCACGGGGATCAGTGCAGTGCCGGCAACGCCACGCCCCGAACGGAGAATCAGGATGTTCTCCAGTGGCAGTTGACCAGCCTCAATGCGTTGCTGAAGGGCGGGGAGCCGCGCGATGCCCTCGGCGGGATCGGAATGAAGCGCGTACAGATCGATGAGGGTGCAGAGGGTAGGGGACTGAAGTACAAATGAAGTCATGGGCAGCCTCGGGTCAGGCAGGCTGCCAAGAACCGGTCAGTCAATCAGGCGACGGTTTTCGGCAACCCAGAGAGCGGCATGGGAAAACGCAGCGAAAGGGAATGTGACCATATGAACCTCCGGGAACAGCTGGAATGGGGCCACTGTATCTGACGCGTGGGCGAAACCCGTACACATGTAAGCCACCAGCCCCCTCTGCCTGAGGTTGCTCGTTGCAGGTGAAAGTTACAGACAGCTGGCTCCTGACGGCCCACGGTCCATCACGACGTCGCCTCTGTGCCGGCCCTTCGGAGCACCTTCATCCCAGGAGGATGCTGGAGCGCTTGAGGAACTTGCGACAAGCGCGTATTCTCCCTGAACCAGGCGAGCATGCTCCTTTCAGGAGTGGCGGGTCCCTCCATGCTGGGCGATGCACAATGATCCCTTGTTCTCAGGTCTGCAGGGAGACCCAGCGGTGAGACGGCCAGGCTGCCGTGCAGCCCGAGGCGTGGCAGGGCAGATGCAACATTCCAGCTCAGCGCCCGGCAGATCACTGCCCGGAGCCCAGCTCAACAGGGAGAGCGGTCAGACCATGGTTGCATTCGCTCGGCTCAGGCCACCCATTCAGCCCCTCCCTGGCGTCCACGCTGCCCTCCAGGACGTCGGGTGCGCTGCGGCCTTACGATCCTGCACGAGGCCGTGCAGCCTGTGCAGGCCTGAGCCACTGACCCCCTTCAGTGGGGGGAGCAGAGAAGTTAAGGCAGCACGTGCTCCAGCTGACGCCAGGATTAAGGTTCTGCACGGTCATTGGCAAGCCGCCGTGAAGTGAGCCTGCAATCACCGGACGGTTCCTGCGTTTAGGCTCGGTGGGCAGTTCGAGAGGTTTCAGTGGGGGCGGCGTCCGCGCCGCCTCCAGGGAGGCACAATGAAAACAAGGATAACCCTGGCCCTCCTGGCCGCACTCAGCACGGGCGCCGCGCAGGCCGGTGGAACCGACAGCGGACGCACAGAGGGTCTGCTGGACGTGAACGGCGCCCGGATTCACTACGTGTCCCAGGGCGCCGGTACGCCCATGCTCCTGCTGCACGGGTACCCGCTGTCGGGCGAGCTGTTTGCGCGTAACCGTAACGCTCTGGCGGCGGCCGGCTACCGGGTCATCACCATTGACCACCGCGGGTATGGCCAGAGTACCGCCCCTGCCACTGCCCCCGGCAGCCTGGAGACCTACGCGAGTGACGCTCTCACGGTCATGGACCGCCTGAACGTTCCCAAAGCCATCATCGGCGGGATGAGCATGGGTGGCCCGATCACCTTCGAAATGTGGCGCCGCGCGCCGGAACGGTTCCTGGGCATGATCCTGATCGATACGATCGCCAACCCGGCCGGTATCGTCGAGCAGCACGTCTGGAAGGGCATGGCCCAGAAAGCCAGCACCTTCGGGCCGCAGTCCCTCGCCCCGGAACTCCTCAAGGACATGCTGACCGGGATGACACGCATGAATCGCCCTGCCGACGGCGCGTTCCTCTCGAACATCGTGAAGCAGGCCAGCGTGGAGGCCGACGTCGCTGGTGCGACCGTGCTGGCCACCCGGCCGGACTCGGTGCTGACGCTGAAGACCATCACGGTGCCTACCCTGATTCTGGAAGGCGTGGAGGACACCGTATACCCTCCGGAATTCAGCATGAAGATCATGCAGAACGTGGCCGGCAGTCAGCTGGTCCTGATTCCTGGAGCGGCGCACGCAGCCATTTTTGAGAAGGCGGACGCTGCCAACAGGGCCATCATCAATTGGGCCCGCGCCCACAACCTCCGGTAAACGCCTGGGCTTTCGTGGGGCACGCGGCCCCCCTAATACATAGTGACTCAACAGGGCAGGGGGGCCATGAGCGACAGGAACCTGCGGCTCAGCTCGCTCCGGGGGGAACGCCGCAGAGCTGACCGTGAGCTCCTGGCCCCCAGCGGAGATGACACCTGGACGAAGGAACGCCATTCTGGAGCACCGGCACACGTTCAGCACAGGCGCGGCCGGCCAGAACTTGAAGGCCGCTGTGAGTCACCGACGTGGGTGATGGGGGCACCCAGTCTGGTACCCTACCTCACGCCGGGAAAACACGCGCCAGCATGTTTTGAGCTGGTTTGAATATCGGGAATGATAACGGAGCAGCCGTCTCCCCCAGTTCTCTGGGGCGTGCGTTGAGCGGCGTTGGGCTGGCGCTTCTGGACCGGTCTCCGTGGTTCACTTCCAGGCAATGGAGGACGGCGCCTGACCACCATCATCCTGGAGCGGCGTCAGAGCCGCGCGGGAGCAAGGACGCCCCGTGAGGGCACCTCTATAGCTCAGGAAAACAGGCAGAGAAGGGCCGGGGTTGACTCAGTGAGCCCCTGCCCTTCTCTACGTGCTGGCGCAGACCCTGACGGCGGCTCACGTCACGTGCGGCGGTCTTGGTGCTCAGTCGGCCGGCTGCTTGCCTAGGGTCCGGAGCTGCTCCTCAACCATGCGGCGAAGCTTGAGGGCGTCAAGGTGAAACTGCCGGATGCCTTCGTTGAGTTTCTCCCCGGCCATCTGATTTTCGATCAACGCCCAACGGAACGCGCCTTCGCTCAGTGGCTCTTCCTTGCCAGTGGCCGCCTCACCTGGCGTCAACGCCCGCGTCAGGGAGCCCTGGTCGGCCTCGAGCTCCCCCAGCAGCGCCGGACTGACCGTCAGCCGGTCGCACCCGGCGAGCGCTTCAACCTGCGCGGCGCTGCGGAATGACGCGCCCATCACGACGGTCGCGTACCCCTGTGACTTGAAGTGGGCGTAGATCCGCCGCACGCTTTGCACTCCGGGATCCTCTTCTAAAGGGTAGCTGTCCTTGCCTTCGGCCTTCTTGTACCAGTCGGTGATCCGCCCCACGAACGGAGAGATCAGGAACGCCCCGGCCTGCGCCGCGGCGACGGCCTGCTCCAGGCTGAATACCAGCGTCAGGTTGCAGCGGATGCCTTCGCGCTCCAGGATCTCCGCGGCCCGTACGCCTTCCCATGTGGTGGCGAGCTTGATCAGCACCCGCTCGCGGCCCACGCCCTGGGCTTCGTACATGGCGATGAAGTCCCGGGCTTTGGTGACCATGGCGTCCCGGTCAAACGACAGGCTCGCGTCCACTTCGGTGCTGACCAGGCCCGGAACGAGCCGGGTGAGTTCCACGCCGAAGCGCACGGCGAGCCGGTCGAGAATGCGCTCGACGTCCTCGCCGGCGCGGGCGGCCTGCTCGATTACCTCGCGCACCAGCCCGGCAGATTCCGGCTGCTGGGCGGCCTTGAGGATCAGGGACGGGTTGGTGGTGCAGTCCTGCGGCCGGTACCGCTCGATGGCACTCAGGTCGCCGGTGTCGGCCACCACGACGGACAGGTCCCGCAGTTGTTCAAGTTTGCTGGGCATGCTTGGTATGCCTCCTGGGGTGACGCGGCGCTAAACGGAGCCGCTGCGCTTCCATGCGCCCGGTGACGGGGGCGCGCGGTGATCGTACCGGGTGCAGCGGCCTCTGGCGTGAATGCCACCTGAAGGCCGTTGACGTCTGGTGGGCGGGCGGCGGGAGCTGGCCCACTCCCCAGGCCTGTGGAAGGCGCGGGGCGGGCCAGCCGTCGGCTGGATGATGAGGATGCGTGGGTCAGCGTGGCCTGTCGGTGATTGCTCTGGAGAACAGTCTGAGCTGCCTGCTTTCAGTCACCGACGCCTCTCGTCAGGGCAAACTCCAGCAGACTTGAAATCACTCTCCTGGGTCTGTGCCGTGAAAGCGTCCACTGTGTGGGCCGCATCATCCCGGGTGGTCCTGGCGGGCCACCCGGCTGGATTGCAGGACCACCACAATCAACAGGAACACACCGCGAATCACGTTCTGCCAGAACACGTCGATTGAGATGACCCCTTTGCCGTTCTCGAAGTTCAGCACGTTGAAGATCAGGCCGAGCAGGATGACGCCGATCATGCTGTTGCCCAGGGAGCCTCGTCCGCCGGTCAGGAGTGTGCCGCCCACCACCACGCCGGCGATGGCGGTCAGTTCCCAGCCCACACCTTCGACGGGCTGGCCCGCGCCGAACTGCGAGGCCAGAATCACGCCGGCGAGTCCGGCCAGCAGACCGGAGACCACGTACACCCCCAGTTTCACCTGATCAACATTGAATCCCATCAGGCGGGCGGCGTCTTCGTTGTCGCCGGTGCACAGCGCGTAACGGCCGAAGCGGGTGAAGCGCAGCAGAACGACGCCGAGTCCCAGCGCCACCAGGGTGATCACCAGTGGCACCGGAACGCCCAGCAGGTCCCCCTGGCCGAGTTTCGTGAAGGCGCCTGCCTGATCCACGGACACGGCCGTCTGCCTGGAGGCCAGCTGGGCGAGACCGCGGGCACCGAGAAACGTTCCGAGGGTCGCCACGAACGGTTCCACCCGCAGGCGCGTGATGACCAGGCCGTTGAGCAGCCCCACGGCCGCGCCGGCCAGCGCGCCGGCCAGCAGGCCGGCCAGCAGGCCATGCGGGCTGGCCAGGGCCGCGACGACACTTGCCAGGGCCGCGACGCTGCCCACGGACAGGTCGATGCCGCCGGTCACGATCACGAACGTCATGCCGATAGCGATCAGCATGAACATCGAGTTGTACCGGAAGAAACTGCTGATGTTGTAGGCCGAGAGGAACCCGTCGTAGCGCCAGGCCGCGAACGTCACGAGCAGCACGAGGGCGATCAGCGCGCCCTGGCTCAGGAAGGGCTTGAGGTGGGTCCAGAAGGATGTACCAGGACTGCGGTGGGCGAGGGCCATACTCACTTCCTCCGGCGGTGCTGCAGCGCGACGGCAATGACGATAATGGCGGCTTTGACGATCAGCGCGGCGGAATCGGGGACGCCTTTGACGAGGAGCGTGTAGCGCAGCAGCTGGATGAACAGCGCGCCGATCAGCGTTCCGGTCAGTGAGACCTTCCCGCCGCTCAGGGCGGTGCCGCCCACCGCCACCGCGGCGATGGCGTCGAGTTCCATGTTCTGGCCGACCAGGTTGGCGTCCGACGAGTTGTTGACGGCGATGGAGATCAGGCCGGCCAGACCGGCGAGCATGCCGCTGAGGGTGTACACGGCCACCTTGGTTCTCATGACCGGCACGCCGGCCAAGCGGGCCGCTTCGGCGTTTCCGCCCACCGCGATCACCTGACGGCCGAACAGGGTGGTCCGGATGACCCAGAGGGCGACTGCGACGATGATCAGCATCAGGAACACCTGGATGTTGACGCCGAAGAGTGCGCCTGAACCCAGGAACCTGAACCGGTCGTCAGGGAAATTGATCAGCTGCCCCCCACTGATGACCTGCGCGATGCCCCGGCCTGCGATGAACAGCACCAGCGTGGCGATGATGGGCTGAATCTGGAAGCGCGTGACCAGGAACCCGTTGAAGGCGCCGCACGCGCCGGCCGCCAGGATGGGCAGGAGAACGCCCAGCGGCACGCCCAGGTGGGGCGGCAGGCCACTGCTGATGAAGAGGAGCGGAGCAAGGGCGCCGCTGATGGCCATGATCGACCCGACGGACAGGTCGATCCCGCCTGTGGCGATCACGAACGTCATGCCCACGGCGACGATCAGGATGGTGGCCGTCTGGGTCATGTTGAGGTTCAGGACGTTCAGCGTGAGGAAGTTCGGCGTTGTGATGACGTTGAACAGCAGCAGGCCCAGGAGGGCGAACAAGGCGCTGTGTTGTGTCAGCAGCGGCGCTCGTCGCGAAGCGGGAAGTTTAGAGTTCACGGCCGTCATGGGCGCCTCCTGGTGTGGCTCGAGAGCCTGCGACGCTGTTGTGGAGTGAAGGTTCAGCTGTCAGGCCGTGGGCCATGGCACTCAGGATGCTCTGTTCACTGAGTTCCCCTTCGGTCAGGTGCGCCACCGAGCGGCCGTCGCGCAGCACCGTGACGCGGTGACAGCCTTCAATCAGTTCCTCAAGGTCGGAGGAGATCATCAGGACGCTCAGGCCGTCGTCTGCCAGTTCGCTGATCAGGTTTTGAATTTCAGCTTTGGCGCCCACGTCGATGCCGCGTGTCGGCTCATCCAGGATCAGGAGGTCAGGTTTCATGCACAGCCACCGGGCGAGCAGGACCTTCTGCTGGTTGCCGCCGGACAGCTCGCGGATCGGCTGGTCGTAACTGGCGCAGCGGACGTTCAGGCGCCCTGCAAACTGCTCGACCACCCTCTGCTGTTCGGCGCGGTTGACGATTCCTGCTTTGGTCAGGCGGGGCAGCAGCGCCAGCGTGAGGTTCTCACGCACCGACCAGTCGGGAATGATGCCGTCGTGCTTGCGGTCCTCTCCGCAGAAAGCCAGGCCGTCACGGATGGAATCCTGGGGGCTCCTCCAGTGCACGGCGCGGCCCTTGTAGCGAATCTGGCCGGACTGCGCCGGCTCAGCGCCGAACAGGGCGCGGACGGTTTCGGTGCGCCCGGACCCCAGCAGGCCGGCCATGCCGACGACCTCCTGGGAGCGGACCTGCAGGTTCACGTCCTGGACGTGCCGTCCTTGTTGAAGCGCCTGTGTTTCAAGCAGCACGTCCCCTTTGTGCTGGTGCCGGACGAACCCGGTCTGGCCCTGCGTGGCGACGTCCTGCGGGTTCCGGCCGATCATGCTGGAGATCAGTTGCACCTTGGTCAGGGTGAGCGGTCCCTCATAGATGGTCTGCCCGTCGCGCAGCACGGTGATGTCGCTGCAGGCGGCGTACAGCTCGTCCAGCCGGTGGGACACGAAAATGACGGACACGCCCTGCGCGCTGAGCTGCCGGATGACCCCGAACAGGGTGTCGACTTCGCGTTCATCGAGTGACGACGTCGGTTCATCCATCACGACCAGTTTCGCGTTCAGGGCGAGGGCCCGCGCGATCGCCACCATCTGCTGGATGGCGAGGCTGTAACTGGACAGCGGCCGGGTCACGTCCACGTGCACGCCGATCCGGTCCAGCTGCCGGCGGGCCTGGGCGTTCATGGCTGTCCAGTCGATCATGCCGTACCGCCGGGGTTCGTGGCCCAGCAGCACGTTCTCGGCGACCGTCTGGAGGCGCACCAGGTTCACCTCCTGGTAGATCGTGGCGATGCCCGCCTGCTGGGCCTGTTTGGGGGACGTGAATGCGACCGGCTGACCGCCGAAGAGGACGTTGCCGTCATCCTTGCGGTAGGCGCCGGTCAGCACTTTGAGAAGGGTGGACTTTCCGGCGCCGTTCTGCCCGATCAGGGCGTGAACGGCGCCTCGCCTGACCGTCAGGTGCGCGCCTCTCAGGGCTGGCACGCCGCCGAACGCCTTGGTGATTCCGGTCATGTGGAGGAGAACGTCTTCAGTCATGGTGCCTCGTGAGAGTGGGGGTCAGGTGCCTGCCCAGCACACCTGACCCCGCTGTGGCCCGGATCACCGGCCTGTGGTGGTGATCCTGTCAGCCTGTGCTGTTGCCAGTTGCGCTCCGGTCAGAAGGCGGAGTTAAGCATCTGCCTGGCGTTGGTGACGTCGAAGAAGCGGTCCTCGTTCACCAGTCGTGGGGCGATCTTCTTCCCGGCGGCGTAGTCCTTGAGTGTCTGGAACGCTTTGACCCCGAAGCGCGGGTTGCATTCGACGGTCGCACCGAGCTTGCCGGCAATAATGGCGTTCAGCGCGGATTTCTGGCCGTCGATGCTGACCAGGGTGATGTCTTTGCCGGGTTTGCGGCCCGCTGTTTCCAGGGCCGTGATGGCCCCGAGCGCCATCTCGTCGTTGTGAGCGTAGACAGCGGTCGCTTCTGGATGGGCCTGAATCAGGGCTTCCATGACTTTGCGGCCCTCGTCGCGGGTGAAATTGCCGGTCTGGGACGCGACAATCTTGATTCCAGGGTATTTCCTGATGTAGTCGGCAAAGCCCTTTTGCCGGTCGATGGCGGGCGAAGAGCCTGTCGAGCCCTGCAGTTCGATGATTTTCGCCTGGCCTTTTGTCTGCTTGACCAGCCACTCTGCGGCGCGGCGGCCTTCGTCGTAGAAGTCCGAGCCGATGAACGCCACGAAGTCCTGGCCGGGTTTGGCGACGGTCTCATCGACTGTCCGGTCGATGACGAACAGCGGAATGCCGGCCCGCTTGGCTTCGAGCACGATGGGCGTCAGCGGTTTCTGTTCGCGGGGTGTGAGGAAAATGGCGTCCACGCGCTGGGCGATGCAGGAGCGGACGTCCGAGACCTGTTTGGCGGCGGAGCCGTTGGCATTCGTGAAAATGAGCGTCCAGCCCAGGCGTTTGGCTTCGTCCTGCATGGACTTGGTCTGGGCGAGGCGCCACGGGTTGTCCATTTCCGACTGGTTGAAGCACACGCGGTAGGTCGGCTTGACTGCCAGTTTGGGCAGCGCGCCTCCCTGCGCGAGCGCCAGGGTCAGGGTGGCGGCGACGGTGGACAGCAGGACAGTTTGAATCTTCATATGGGCCTCCAGGCACACAACTGAGGGTCATGGTGTGGCGGCAGCGCATCCGGGAGATGGCTGTGCGACTCCACCTTTCTCCTCTCAAGGGAAGGACGGGGTTTGCGGTTTACGGGTCCGCCAGGGTCTGAGATTGTGCAGATGTGAACGATCACAGCGTAAGGCGACTTCTGATCATTTGTCAACAGACACACCTTCCGGCACGCAGCCCGTCCGTGGTGCTGGGCCAGAACCGCCCACGTCTGAACGGCTGGAACAAACCGAACCGAGCCCCTTACACGGCAATGCGCCTCCCCTCTGAATGCAGCGCCGCACCGCCACGCCCTCTGCGTGTGCTGTCCAGGCAGGTCAAGGGCTATGGTCGACGCCTCTTGCCTTGAACATCCGGGGTCATCCTCCTAAGATGTGAGCGATAACAGGAGAAACCATGCCCCCATCCGTTCCCTCTTCGCGCGTCACGATCCACGACGTTGCCCGGCACGCGGGCGTGTCTCACCAGACGGTCTCCAGGGTGATGAACGAGCACCCCAGTGTGGCGCCCAGCACGCGCCAGAAAGTGCAGCAGGCCATTCACACCCTCCACTACCAGCCCAACCTGGCGGCCCGGACACTCGTCACGCAGCGCACCAGCACCCTGGGTATTGTCGGTTTCGGCCTGCTGTACTACGGCCCAGCGCAGATGATGCTCAACATTGAGCAGGCCGCGCGTAACCGGGGGTACAGCGTCACGCTCGCCAGCATCCCCGAACTCAGGGAAGCGGAAATCGAGCGCGCCCTGCTCGATCTCCGCCGGCAGAACGTCGACGGCATCATCATGATCACGCCTCTCAAAGGCGTGGACACCGACCGCATCCGCGCCGTATGCGGGGCCATCCCATTCGTCCTGGTCGACGCCCCGGATGCCGGCAGCCTGTCCGGCGCGACCATCGATCAGAAAGCCGGAGGGCACCTGGCCGCGCAGCATCTGATCGCATTGGGCCACGAGCGAATCGCCCTGCTCTGCGGCCCCCAGCGGTGGCACGACGCGCGCCTGCGGCTCGACGGCTGGACTGAAGCGTTGAACGAAGCCGGACTGCGCCCCGTCACGGTGCTGGAAGGAGACTGGACGGCGGCCAGTGGCTTTGGCCTGACCCAGGAACTCCTTGCGGCCCGCACCTCCTTCACCGGCCTTCTCGTGGGCAACGACCAGATGGCCCTCGGCGCGTTGTGGGCGCTGCACGAACGCGGCGTCTCGGTGCCCCGGGACGTGTCCATCGTCGGCTTTGACGACATTCCTGAAAGCCGCTTCTTCCATCCGCCCCTGACGACCGTCCGGCAGGACTTCGCCACGCTCGGCGCCCTCAGCCTCGCCACCCTCCTCGAGGCAATCGAATCGCCGGACACCACACCTCAGCCGCACGTCCTGAAACCCGAAATCCTCATTCGGGCCAGCACCACCACCCCGACCCCCTCCCCCTGAACCCGCCCGTTCAGCGCAGCGTCTGCGTCCGGTCAGGTCACAGGCGTCCCAGAGGAACAGCAGCGCCGTCCCTGATAGCCGCGACGTCGCGCCCGTGGTGAAAGTCAAGCTCACCACGGAGCCTGCCGGTCAGGAGCGCAGCCCGCAACTGGA is a genomic window of Deinococcus taeanensis containing:
- a CDS encoding LacI family DNA-binding transcriptional regulator — translated: MPPSVPSSRVTIHDVARHAGVSHQTVSRVMNEHPSVAPSTRQKVQQAIHTLHYQPNLAARTLVTQRTSTLGIVGFGLLYYGPAQMMLNIEQAARNRGYSVTLASIPELREAEIERALLDLRRQNVDGIIMITPLKGVDTDRIRAVCGAIPFVLVDAPDAGSLSGATIDQKAGGHLAAQHLIALGHERIALLCGPQRWHDARLRLDGWTEALNEAGLRPVTVLEGDWTAASGFGLTQELLAARTSFTGLLVGNDQMALGALWALHERGVSVPRDVSIVGFDDIPESRFFHPPLTTVRQDFATLGALSLATLLEAIESPDTTPQPHVLKPEILIRASTTTPTPSP
- a CDS encoding ABC transporter substrate-binding protein; its protein translation is MKIQTVLLSTVAATLTLALAQGGALPKLAVKPTYRVCFNQSEMDNPWRLAQTKSMQDEAKRLGWTLIFTNANGSAAKQVSDVRSCIAQRVDAIFLTPREQKPLTPIVLEAKRAGIPLFVIDRTVDETVAKPGQDFVAFIGSDFYDEGRRAAEWLVKQTKGQAKIIELQGSTGSSPAIDRQKGFADYIRKYPGIKIVASQTGNFTRDEGRKVMEALIQAHPEATAVYAHNDEMALGAITALETAGRKPGKDITLVSIDGQKSALNAIIAGKLGATVECNPRFGVKAFQTLKDYAAGKKIAPRLVNEDRFFDVTNARQMLNSAF
- a CDS encoding ABC transporter permease → MALAHRSPGTSFWTHLKPFLSQGALIALVLLVTFAAWRYDGFLSAYNISSFFRYNSMFMLIAIGMTFVIVTGGIDLSVGSVAALASVVAALASPHGLLAGLLAGALAGAAVGLLNGLVITRLRVEPFVATLGTFLGARGLAQLASRQTAVSVDQAGAFTKLGQGDLLGVPVPLVITLVALGLGVVLLRFTRFGRYALCTGDNEDAARLMGFNVDQVKLGVYVVSGLLAGLAGVILASQFGAGQPVEGVGWELTAIAGVVVGGTLLTGGRGSLGNSMIGVILLGLIFNVLNFENGKGVISIDVFWQNVIRGVFLLIVVVLQSSRVARQDHPG
- a CDS encoding sugar ABC transporter ATP-binding protein; translated protein: MTEDVLLHMTGITKAFGGVPALRGAHLTVRRGAVHALIGQNGAGKSTLLKVLTGAYRKDDGNVLFGGQPVAFTSPKQAQQAGIATIYQEVNLVRLQTVAENVLLGHEPRRYGMIDWTAMNAQARRQLDRIGVHVDVTRPLSSYSLAIQQMVAIARALALNAKLVVMDEPTSSLDEREVDTLFGVIRQLSAQGVSVIFVSHRLDELYAACSDITVLRDGQTIYEGPLTLTKVQLISSMIGRNPQDVATQGQTGFVRHQHKGDVLLETQALQQGRHVQDVNLQVRSQEVVGMAGLLGSGRTETVRALFGAEPAQSGQIRYKGRAVHWRSPQDSIRDGLAFCGEDRKHDGIIPDWSVRENLTLALLPRLTKAGIVNRAEQQRVVEQFAGRLNVRCASYDQPIRELSGGNQQKVLLARWLCMKPDLLILDEPTRGIDVGAKAEIQNLISELADDGLSVLMISSDLEELIEGCHRVTVLRDGRSVAHLTEGELSEQSILSAMAHGLTAEPSLHNSVAGSRATPGGAHDGREL
- a CDS encoding alpha/beta fold hydrolase translates to MKTRITLALLAALSTGAAQAGGTDSGRTEGLLDVNGARIHYVSQGAGTPMLLLHGYPLSGELFARNRNALAAAGYRVITIDHRGYGQSTAPATAPGSLETYASDALTVMDRLNVPKAIIGGMSMGGPITFEMWRRAPERFLGMILIDTIANPAGIVEQHVWKGMAQKASTFGPQSLAPELLKDMLTGMTRMNRPADGAFLSNIVKQASVEADVAGATVLATRPDSVLTLKTITVPTLILEGVEDTVYPPEFSMKIMQNVAGSQLVLIPGAAHAAIFEKADAANRAIINWARAHNLR
- a CDS encoding ABC transporter permease, yielding MTAVNSKLPASRRAPLLTQHSALFALLGLLLFNVITTPNFLTLNVLNLNMTQTATILIVAVGMTFVIATGGIDLSVGSIMAISGALAPLLFISSGLPPHLGVPLGVLLPILAAGACGAFNGFLVTRFQIQPIIATLVLFIAGRGIAQVISGGQLINFPDDRFRFLGSGALFGVNIQVFLMLIIVAVALWVIRTTLFGRQVIAVGGNAEAARLAGVPVMRTKVAVYTLSGMLAGLAGLISIAVNNSSDANLVGQNMELDAIAAVAVGGTALSGGKVSLTGTLIGALFIQLLRYTLLVKGVPDSAALIVKAAIIVIAVALQHRRRK
- a CDS encoding GNAT family N-acetyltransferase; translation: MTLLARAIREKTSPERVLVLQDDLAPLSVAAMQVAGWTLDSTEYVYETNLLPRRHGLHAGVLEGGMALLADPRVQPLLQALGRNALDLQKHYREDWTFVALLEKDVLVALGSYGTAKPGYGGTDMIGVHPTRRGQGFGTRLHAHMLSRLTARHARHGGITSADNVAMQQIFHRNGSQRVAVQMYFRPA
- a CDS encoding GntR family transcriptional regulator, which codes for MSKYPAIKASLKERLLGSEDLDGHALPSEPELARQFDVSRMTVRRAIDELEREGYVYRVQGAGTFSTGKRFQQGGFPVSPFADWSAHPNKRTQVIAAGLFPATPEIAGVLNLSVGDDFGFVHRLRWDGDLPIVIEKRYIDAQALPDLLSYDLSRVSVHDLLARRAEVPLTRVEQYLEAVNLRSEEAELLQVRPGSAALLMRRTTFSGEKRVSYVMYWVRSDRFKFESTFEP
- the tal gene encoding transaldolase: MPSKLEQLRDLSVVVADTGDLSAIERYRPQDCTTNPSLILKAAQQPESAGLVREVIEQAARAGEDVERILDRLAVRFGVELTRLVPGLVSTEVDASLSFDRDAMVTKARDFIAMYEAQGVGRERVLIKLATTWEGVRAAEILEREGIRCNLTLVFSLEQAVAAAQAGAFLISPFVGRITDWYKKAEGKDSYPLEEDPGVQSVRRIYAHFKSQGYATVVMGASFRSAAQVEALAGCDRLTVSPALLGELEADQGSLTRALTPGEAATGKEEPLSEGAFRWALIENQMAGEKLNEGIRQFHLDALKLRRMVEEQLRTLGKQPAD